CTGCAGGAAAATATTTACCTCGATGCCCAGCCCTGTAGGCATCACTCCCACCTTGGACGGAGCTCAAGGGCTGGCAGATTTCGGTGGCTTCCAGCCCATAGGTAGCTTTGGctctggaagggagggagagagacccgGGAGAGAGCCAAAGGCGTCCCACGCCGCCGAGCCCCTAGCGTCCTAGAGAACTGGGCGCCTCCAGGGCGAGCCACTCAGCGGGCGAACACGTCGGGGTACTGGGTGCGTTGGAAAACGCTCTCCAGCTCCTTCAGTTCCAACCGCGTGAACAGGTGGCGGAGGCGTGGCTGCCTGTCCTGGGGCTGCGGATCCTCGGTGGCCGCGTgggcctcctgctgctgctgcgggGGCTCCTCTCCACCGCCGCCGCCCTTCTGGATCTCGTCTACGGGGCCGGGAGCTCCCGCGCCGCCGTggctttcttccccttctgctgCTGCTCCCCGCTCAGGTTCGGACAGTAGATCCTTCCCGACGTCTCCTCCAGTTACTGAGATCACGGTAGGCTTAGcgtctggaaaagaaaagagagatcacTACGTTGGAGCCCAGGGTGCGTGGGGCAGCGACCCGAGAGCAGCGACGCTGGCCGCGCGTCCCGTCCCCTCGCCTCTCCCAGGGAAAGGGCGTTTCCCACGGTTCGCCAAACGGATGTCCCGGTTCAGGCCCCGACCCTGCCGTTCTCGGAACTCATCGTCTCCCAGGCTTTGGGAAGCGGTGTCTTCTAGGGGGCTCCCGGCCGGAGGTTCCATGTCCCGAGCGCTGTCGACGCAGCCGTGCGCCTTTATAGACTCCGCGCTGCGGCCCGCGGCAACCCCCCGGGTCGGGTCGTCTTTCTGGCACGGGGTCCGGGTTACCGCGCACCTACCCCTGGATCAACGGTCGCTCGCTTAGAACGCCCACTACCCCGGCACCTGCGTGCGTGGTGGGCGGGACCTGCCGGGGAGCACACGAGGCTGGGGCGCGGCCACGAGGTAGGCGGAGCGCTTGCCGGAAGCGTGCTGCGGGAGGGGGCGTGCCCGAGGGCTCTAACTCGCCGCTTACCCGGGGCATTACCCTGGGGCAGGGGCCTTGCTGGGCGGTGCCAGccagccgggggcggggcggggggcggggcacgAAACCTCCCACCAGCCCCCAGAGCCCTGAGAGAAGTGTGGCGAGAACGTCTCACCGCCGGGCTGTCGCTGCACCGAGGTCGGTGCAGGGCTGTCGCCCTAAGCTCCTCCGGGGCGAGGGACTCAGAGGGAGGGCTGGAGAAAGCGCGGGGCCCCTGGCAGCCCCAGCACGGAAGCGACGGTGGTCGCCCTCGCCGCGTGGGCTCTGAGCGCGCCTCTCCCCGCCGAGAAGTCGGTAGTTAATGGACGGGACTCTCTGGTTCGGCTCCCTTCGCACCCAGAGTCCACGAGCCGGGCTGGCGATTCAGACGAAACGATTAGCTGGGGGGTGGGCTGCTTGCTCTGGGGTTTTGCAATAACGCGCTGAAAGCGGAGCCCACCAAGCTTCCCTGGGCGATCAGGAGCGGGAGCTTGAGGCTAGGTTTGCAGAGCACCGTGGGTGCTCAGATCCACGCTGTAAAAAACCCAACCCGTCTCTTGCGAAAGCAACGAATATTCTAGATTGGTAGTAAGGAATTCAGGTTGGTAGTACAAGTGTAGAACCCTGCCCCCAGTTTTGTGCATCCAAGAATGCTTGCACTGCCCGCGGCCCTTCCTTTGGCCTTGGACTGTGGGGCTTGCCAACCTCTGCATGTCAAGCTCCGCTGTCCCCTCTCTAGCTGTAGGTCCTCTGCAAAAGCGCACGTGTTTCTGCGCTGGGCGGGTGCTGGGGACTTGGGTTAGTTTCCAGGTTTTtactctcctccttctcctgttcCTCTTGGTCCTCTTCGTCTTTCTCCATCTCCCTTTGTCTAGAACCACCTTCCCGAGTTCTTGCTCTGAGCTGATAAACGTCTAATAAAAAAGAAGGCAGATTGAgggctctgtttctcccttccaAAAATGTTTTGCATAGTGTCGAATACCGCTTAATGACAGTCTGCGCGCCCCTGCCACTTCCTCTGGCTATAgtcaaaaaatatgtatgtatatatacccagTGCCCAATAACTCGCTGGACCTGGTGCGAATGAAAGCTAACTTACACCCTGATGCCGAATCAGCAATCACGTAATGATCCGGTATCAGAAAGACGTCAGCATCTTAGTCCCTCAAGGAACATATGAACTATTCAGTGCTGTCCTCTTGGATAAGATCCAGGGTCATCGATTTTTCACAAACACCTTCTCATAAACACCATTCATACAATCCAGTTTTTAAGAAGTCCAAATATTTTGATGGTTTTCAATTTTACCCATGTCACGAGGATGGGTGAAGAATTCATAGAATTTCGAGGATGGTGAAAgtcaagtttttctttatttttttgatgtttatttatttttgagagagagacagacagacagaacgtgagcgggggaggggcagagaaagagggagaccc
The window above is part of the Panthera tigris isolate Pti1 chromosome X, P.tigris_Pti1_mat1.1, whole genome shotgun sequence genome. Proteins encoded here:
- the LOC122235290 gene encoding homeobox protein ESX1-like; the encoded protein is MEKDEEDQEEQEKEESKNLETNPSPQHPPSAETRKLGGLRFQRVIAKPQSKQPTPQLIVSSESPARLVDSGCAVTRTPCQKDDPTRGVAAGRSAESIKAHGCVDSARDMEPPAGSPLEDTASQSLGDDEFRERQDAKPTVISVTGGDVGKDLLSEPERGAAAEGEESHGGAGAPGPVDEIQKGGGGGEEPPQQQQEAHAATEDPQPQDRQPRLRHLFTRLELKELESVFQRTQYPDVFAR